Genomic DNA from Thermobifida alba:
CGACGGCAGGTGTTCGGCCAGCGAGGTCTGCAGGCCGTTGGGTTCGTCGATGTGGGGAAACGACTTGGCGAACGTGGCCGGGGGAACCGTGATCGGCCGCAGGCCGGCGGCGTCCAGCAGAGCGGGGACTCGTCGCTGCGACTCCTCGAAGTGGGTGCGCAGCGCGGACACAGAACCGTCGGCGGGAAGGGAGCCGAGGCGTTCCAGGATGAAGTCCTCCTGGCTGACCAGCCAGTCGGCGAGGATGACCAGCCCGCACACGACCGCGGCCGTCGGCCCGTCCAGCATGTCCGGTGCTCCGGGGCAGCCTGTCGCGTCAAAGACCGCGTGCAGCAGTGCGCGACGCTGCTCCTCCCACCGGGCGGAGGAGAAGCCGAGTTCCACCAGCGGACTGCGACTGTGGGCAGTGGGGTGTTCGTGGAAACGACCGTGGTGGCCGCCGAGCAGCTGGGCGGCCAGCCACGCGGCCTGTCCCGTGGGCGGGTAGCCGACCGAGGACAGCACGAACGGCAGCCACTGTCCGGTGGCTGCGGCGTGGGACCGTCGTTCGCCGCTGAGTTCCTCTCCGGGATAGTCGGACAGGTCCACGGCGATCTGCTGCTGGAACTCGCGGGTCAGTTTCCCGATGTCGTGCAGCCCCGCCCAGAAAGCGATGCAGCGCCCCGCGTGCTCCTCGTCCGTCTCCATGGCCGAGGCGATCGTCTTCCGCAGCCCAGGAGACAGGTACTCGCGCCACAAGACGAGTGCCGCAGCGGCGGTGTCCAGGGAATGGCAGGCGAGCGGGTACACCTTCCCCCGGAGTCCGCGTTCCTTGGCCCAGAACCTCAAGTCGACCGACGGGGCGCCGCGCTTCCCGTCTGCGGGGTCGTGCTCGGGCACGTTTCCTCCCCCATTCTGCTGTCTCGGTACGCGCAGAACGTAGCGAGCAAACCGCCGCGAGCGGGGCGCTTTCACGAAAATGGCCTAAAGTGGTGCCAGTGAGAAGGCTGCCCGCAGGATAGGTAACGCGGAGATAACGTGCCGCAAAACCGCAGGTCAGCTTCTGTGAGCCCCACGCACGTGGGGATGGACCGGAGGAGCGGCTGCTCCTCCTCGCGATCGCTGAGTGAGCCCCACGCACGTGGGGATGGACCGGCGGTCCCAGTGTTGCATACGAAACGGACACTGTGAGCCCCACGCACGTGGGGATGGACCGTAGGCCGTCCAGGTCAGGTGCGTCAGCCGTGGGTGAGCCCCACGCACGTGGGGATGGACCGCACCCACCCCGCCCGGCCCCTCACCCGCGCCCGTGAGCCCCACGCACGTGGGGATGGACCGGGCCTCCCCTGGTACCCAGGGCCGTGGGGAGGGTGAGCCCCACGCACGTGGGGATGGACCGTGGAGGAGTCCCCGGGTGGGCAGTGACGGTTCGTGAGCCCCACGCACGTGGGGATGGACCGGCACACACGCAGGCAGCACAGAAGACACCACAGTGAGCCCCACGCACGTGGGGATGGACCGAGAACCCGCACCGGCCCCGGACTCGGGACCTAGTGAGCCCCACGCACGTGGGGATGGACCGCAACGCTTGGGGTGCCTGCCAAAACACTGGGGGTGAGCCCCACGCACGTGGGGATGGACCGGACTGTGTCGGTAACGAAAACCTACCGGTACTGTGAGCCCCACGCACGTGGGGATGGACCGCCCCCCAGGTGTCGGTCTGGGGGGCGTTGGCGGGTGAGCCCCACGCACGTGGGGATGGACCCTGGTCTCGGATTTCAACGGGCTGCTCGCGGTGGTGAGCCCCACGCACGTGGGGATGGACCGCGGACGGCGTGGCGGCGCAGGCGGCCCTCCGCGTGAGCCCCACGCACGTGGGGATGGACCGACCCGAGGCCCCGGACTCGGGGCCTATGTCCGGTGAGCCCCACGCACGTGGGGATGGACCGAGTTCCCAGTGCGCCTGCGGCCTGCAAACCTGGTGAGCCCCACGCACGTGGGGATGGACCGGAGGAACATCATGCTGCTCCACCAGACCCCCGGTGAGCCCCACGCACGTGGGGATGGACCGCGCCGATGGTCATCGACGACTCCCCGAACGTGGTGAGCCCCACGCACGTGGGGATGGACCGCCGACCGCCGTGATCTACCTGGATGGTAAGGGGTGAGCCCCACGCACGTGGGGATGGACCGTGTACAACTGAATCAGTTCCGACATGTGTCGTGTGAGCCCCACGCACGTGGGGATGGACCGCCCCCCGGGGCGGGGGGTGCGCATCACACAGTGAGCCCCACGCACGTGGGGATGGACCGCCGTGGCCACGCCGCCCGCCCGTCGGGGGTGGGTGAGCCCCACGCACGTGGGGATGGACCTACGGAATCAAGAACTTCGTGAAGCCCCTTAGAGTGAGCCCCACGCACGTGGGGATGGACCGGGCCGCGCCACCGTGACGGTAGTGGTCGCCGTGTGAGCCCCACGCACGTGGGGATGGACCGCCCCTCAGACGCGTTTCTGGGGGGCTTTCGCTGTGAGCCCCACGCACGTGGGGATGGACCGGTGGCGGTGTCCGCCGTGGCAGTGGTCGGTACGTGAGCCCCACGCACGTGGGGATGGACCGCCCAGTTACTACCGACCACCACGAGGACGGGAGTGAGCCCCACGCACGTGGGGATGGACCGAACGGCAAGGTCCCGTCCTACCGGTGCGTGGGGTGAGCCCCACGCACGTGGGGATGGACCGGCCATCGCCGAACGCGCCCGCGCCATGCGCACCGTGAGCCCCACGCACGTGGGGATGGACCGGAGCGGGAGCGCGCCCTGACCGTGCTGACCGAGTGAGCCCCACGCACGTGGGGATGGACCGTACGGACGTCAACGCGATGATTCGGGCGCTGGGTGAGCCCCACGCACGTGGGGATGGACCTCAGGCACCTCGGTGAGAGCGCTGGGTGTCTCCGTGAGCCCCACGCACGTGGGGATGGACCGTCTCGATCAGGGTGGTCTTGCCCGCGCCGGTCGTGAGCCCCACGCACGTGGGGATGGACCGCAGTTTCTACCGCGCCCTAAACTCGCTGGTCAGTGAGCCCCACGCACGTGGGGATGGACCTCCTGGGTGCGTCGCAAACTCGACGGAGCCCTCGTGAGCCCCACGCACGTGGGGATGGACCGGGTATCCGGTTGTTGGCGGAGGCGGGGTTTGTGTGAGCCCCACGCACGTGGGGATGGACCGATCACTGGATGCGCAGAGAAAATACTGGCCTCGTGAGCCCCACGCACGTGGGGATGGACCGCGGGGACGTCGCTCCCGAATCGCGCGGACACCGTGAGCCCCACGCACGTGGGGATGGACCGCGGCGGCAGAGCCGCCTTTCTGACTGCCTGACGTGAGCCCCACGCACGTGGGGATGGACCGCGTCGCGGCTGGGGCGGCCCAGCGCATACAGGGTAAGCCCCACGCACGTGGGGATGGACCGCGGAGATGGCCCGCACCGCCGAGACCCGCGCGGTGAGCCCCACGCACGTGGGGATGGACCGTACCCCGTGCCCGACGGTGTGCGGTTGGAGATGGTGAGCCCCACGCACGTGGGGATGGACCGCCGTCCTCGTCGAGGTCGTCGGCGTCGAACTGGTGAGCCCCACGCACGTGGGGATGGACCGGCCACGACCCAGCAGATGTTCGTCGACGGCTAGTGAGCCCCACGCACGTGGGGATGGACCGACGTGAAGGTTCGCGGACTCGGGCAGGTCGACGTGAGCCCCACGCACGTGGGGATGGACCGTGCTCCCCCAGTCCGGGCGCTGTGGGGATTTTGTGAGCCCCACGCACGTGGGGATGGACCGCGGCGGCAGAGCCGCCTTTCTGACTGCCTGACGTGAGCCCCACGCACGTGGGGATGGACCGGCGGCGCCGAAACCGTTGTCTGCGAGGTAGCTGTGAGCCCCACGCACGTGGGGATGGACCGGGACGGAGGACGCGCCGGTGAACACGACGCACGTGAGCCCCACGCACGTGGGGATGGACCGACGCCAAGGGGTGAACGTGCCTGTCTGTGCAGTCAGCAGGGGGTTCTGCGGGGCAGGCCGCCTACCGAAGCCGGCCTGCCCCCGATCCGGCGAATGTTTCGGGCCCTTGGGTCAGGGCTTCCATTCCTGCCGGTAGTCGGGATGGTCGGCGTAGGGCAGTGCCAGGAGTTTCAGCAGGTGCTGTTGGGTCTGGGAGGTCAGGTCCAACTCCTTCAGCATGCGCCGCTTCGCCTCGATCTCCTGCAGCGTTCGAGCCGGGGCCCATCGGGCGATGTAGTCCGCGGCTCCTGGCATGACCTCGGTGGCTTCGTCGATGACGAACGCGGGGAGATTGAAGGGGGGTATTTCTGGGAGGTCTTTGAGGGGTTTGGTCAGATAGCGTTCGACGGTGCGCAGTGATGCGACGCGCAGGTATCCGTTCCTGTCGGGTGTGGCGGGGGTGTCATCGTCCGGATTGATCCACCGCCAGTGCGTGCCGGGCCGGTCGGGATCGATGGCAGCGCGCGCTACCCGCTCGTCTTCGTCGAGGCGGGCTTCGATGAACTTGATCAGGGTTGTGCTCCGTTCTCCTGCGGCATAGTCGTGTGCGGTTGAGTTCGCAGGCGCGGGTTGCGGCCTCCCCTGTCGTGGGCGGTCGGCCGCGACTCCCGGACACGGTCGGCAGCGTTCACCGCCTGGATGGCCTCGGGATAGGGACCGGTCGGCGAGGCGCTGTCGGACGGTTCGGGACCGGTCTGCATGGTAGAGGGTGCGGCCGACTTTGCAACCGGCACGCCCGGTCACGACTGGGCTCCGGGAGTTTGCGGGCGCGGTGTGACGCGGTGTCGCGGACTGTTCCGTTCCGGTCTTGTGGAGGGCTTGGTGTGCTCCGCGCTTTCGGAGTCGCCTTCCTGGATGTCGGGACCACGTGTCCGCGGGGAGGCGTTGGGGGATGACGTGGGCCCCGGCCGGATCCGCGGGGTCGTGGATCTGATCGGGGCTGGCTGCTGCCTCAGCGATGTGGCACGGGACGAAGACCCAGGCGTCGGTGGGGGACACCGCCCGACTGGCCGACGACGCGTCGCCTTCTGTTGGTCTGCTTCCCTGTTCCTCAGGGCGGTCTTCGGTTTCTTCGTCCTCTTCTTGGGCTTGTCCCGGCCCGCGCTTTCAGCTCTTTCCGCCCGGTTCGTGGTGGTGCTGCACTCCAATCACGTTGCCCCGTGCCCGGGCACCACGTTGGTCGATGTGGTCGCCGTGGTAGACGATGGTTCTGACCCCGCCGGAGATGCTGTGGGCCTGGACCACGGTTCCGCTCACGTCGCCGACCGTGTTGACCACCGGTCCTGAAACGGAGTCGAGGTCGGCGAGGATCTTGCGGAGTTCCCGGGCGGCCTCGGGGTTGTGTTTGAGCAGGCGGCGCAGTTTGGGTCGCCATTCGTTCTCGACCTCGGCGGGCGTGCTCTCGTTGCTGGTGAGTTCGTCGCGGGTCTGTTGCAGTTCGGCCTCGACGGTTTGGCGGTTGTGGCCGAACAGGGCGGCCATCCGCTGCCGCACCGTCTCCCAGGTTGTGCTGGTCATGGACTGGACCAGGGCCGTGGTCCCGGCCGCCACCAGTTCACTGCCGTCCATCCCCTGCGGACCCCTTCGTGCATTCGGTTGTGTGCCGCGATGCTTTCCATGCGGTCTTGTCCGGGCGGTGGAAACTTCACGCTAGCCATCCCCGTTCCGCTGCGCCACCCACTTTGCCGCATCCGGCGACCCCTGCCCCACAGGACTTTCTGAAACCCGCTGCCTCTGCCAGGGCGGAAGGGAAAAAGGTTCACCGCCCGCGCCTGCCCCAACGGCGTGTGCGGTGAGGGAATTACAGTTGTTCGAAATAGGCGTCAGCGGCGAACCAACGCAGTGCCGCGTGGAACCGTCGACGCCTCTTCTCGCTGCTCACGAAACCGAGGCGGTCGATCTGGTACCTGATGGTGCCGTCCGGGCTGTTCGCCCCCTCCAGCCAGTGGTCGGCTCCACGGGGCCAGAGGACGAGTACGGAACCCCGTTTCTCTTCGATCACACTGACCTGTCCGACACTGTCCCACCTGACCGGCTTATTGGCTTCGGAGGAGAAGGGGAACACAATTCCGCTGTTGTTCAAGGTGAGCCGACGAGAGGACACCATGTTGAGCAGGGTGGTCAGGATGCCCAGGACCAGGCTGGCCACCAGGGTCATGAACGGCATCAGCCCTCCTAGCAGCAGGAGGGACGCTGCCGACAGGATGATGGCCGACACCGCCGTCCCTTTGAACATCAGTTCCATTCTCGATGTCCAACTCGGAGTGAACGTCACGGCCTGAACCGCTTGCGGCGCGGCACCGCGCTTCCTGGGAAGGTCGTAGGCCATTCTGACGGTGGCGCCGTCGGCTGCTTCGATGCGTCGGACGACGCCGCGGTGTCTGGTGCTCTGCACCAGCAGGGAGTGGACGCCCGGGGTGAGGGGGAAGGTGCGGGTCTCGTATGCGGGGACCGTGCCCAGGGCGGCGTCGTCCACGGCCAACTCCAGGCCGGTCGGGCCGAGGTTGCCGATCACCAGGCTCACCCGGCCCGGTTGCTCCTGTTTCTCCTGGTCCGCTGCGGGTCGGTGTCGGGATTCTTTGGTGGGGAGGTTGGCTGCGCCGGTGGCCGGTCCGGTGTCGTTTCGAGGCAGCAGCAGGGTGGCGCGGTGGGTGATGATCTCGGTGACCGGTTCGGGCAGCCAGCGCCTCTCGGGGTGGGACGGCTCGGGGGCGGCCAGTGCGGTCAAATCGGCCAGCAGGTCCTGCGGGGAGGGCCGCTCGACAGGGTCCTTGGCCAGACAGGCGGTGATCGGGGCGACCAGGGGCGCGGGCAGGTCGGACAGGTCCGGTTCGGCGTGCACGACCCGGTAGACCACCGCGTGCAGGGGGCCTTCGCCGAAGGGGCTGCGGCCGGTGGCGGCGAAGGTGAGGACGCAGCCGAGGGAGAACACGTCCGAGGGCGGGCCGACCTTTTCGGCGCGGGCCTGTTCGGGGGACATGTATGCGGCGGTGCCCAGCACGGTGGCGGTGTGGGTGTGGCTGGTGGTGTCCAGGGCGCGGGCGATGCCGAAGTCGATGAGGCGGGGTCCGTCGGCGGCCAGGATGACGTTGCCGGGTTTGAGGTCGCGGTGGACCAGGCCGCTGGCGTGGACCGCGGTCAGTCCCTCGGCCAGCCCGGTGCCCAATACCACCACCGACTCCAGCGGGAGGGGGCCGTGGTCGGTCACGGCGGCCTGCAGGCTGGGGCCGGGGATGTAGGCGGCGGCCAGCCACGGTGGATCGGCCTCGGTGTCGGCGTCCACCACCGGGGCCGTGTAGAAGCCCCCTACTCGGCGGGCGGCTTCGACTTCGGCGGCGAAACGTCGCCGGAACTCCGGATCGTCGGCGAGTTCGGGGCGCACCACCTTCACCGCCACCCAACGCCCACCACGTGATCGACCCAGGAACACCTGTCCCATCCCACCGCCCCCTAACCGGGAGTGCAGTCGGTAGGGGCCGATCCGGGCAGGGTCGCCGTTGCGCAAGGGGTGGGCCATGACGCCCTTTCCGTACAGGGAGCGGGGACTCAATGGTCCCAAAAAGGAACCTGTCCGGGAATCACGGATGCGGGCCTGTCCGCATTGCGCCCGGTGTGCGTCTTCTGGCAGCGGGCTCGGTTTCTTCTCCCGCTGTTTCTCCGGCCCCGTGGTCGAATTGCTTTTCGCTGGCCTGGCTGTGTTTTCCTCGCGGCCCGATGGTGGCCTGCCGTCGTCGGTGAGAGGCGGTCTTCTTGTTCATGCTCCGGGCACCGGGCCGATGGTCGAGTTCTCCCTTGCCCAAGGTGCCGCCTCCGTCAGGGAAGCGACGCCCGGTTCCGTCTCTCCGGTGCGGTGGCCCCGGCCGTCTCCACCGGTCTGTCCCGTTCCAGACGCGGGTTCGAGGTGTGCGTGGACAGCATGCAGAAAGCCGGACGGGTCGAACATCCTGCCTGTAGAGATGGCACCGACCGTCCTGGTCTGCCCTGTGAGGAGGCGGCCGACCGCTTCCATCACGGGTGACGCGGCGACGGCGTCGACGCCCCCGTCGTCTCCTGGGCACGGTGCTCTGTTGACCGCCGCTGGAACGTACGACCGCCCCGGCGGGAAGGCCTGTGCCGGACCGCCTTCGCTCATCGGCCGGGCCAGCACCGGGGTGTCCGGGCGGTGATGTCCCCGGCCGCTTCGGCCGTCATGGCCGAGTCGGGTGGGCCGTGCCAGGGCTGTCCCGGTTGCACGCGCTCGTACCGGCCGGGCGCGGAACCTTTCCCGCAGGGACATCGCCGGTGGAGTCGGCCTCCCCTCCAACAGATGGGAGTCACCGTCTTCCGGGACCGGCGGGGCCGGGAACGCGTGAGGGCCCGCACTCCGGACACGACCGGAGTGCGGGCCCTCACGCGGCGCCGCGCGGTGCGGCGCCGTGGGTGGACCGGTGGGCGGGACCGGATCAGCGTTCGGTGATGGCGATCCGGCGCGGCTTGAGGGCCTGGCTCTTGGGGACGCGGACGGTCAGCACGCCCTTGGACAGGGTCGCCTCCACGCCGTCGGGGTCGATGCCCCGGGGCAGGGTGACCGCGTAGTAGAACCGGCCGACGCTGCGGGTGCGGTAGCGGAACCAGCCCTCGCGCTCGCGTTCCTTGCGCTCGCCTTCGATGACCAGTTCGGTGCCGGACAGGTCGATGGTGATGTCGTCGCGGGCGACACCCGGGAGTTCGAGCTCGACGGTGTAGGCGTCCTCGGTTTCGGACAGGTCGGCCGGCGGCGACCAGAGCGAGTGGTCGGTGCCGACGGCGGCGGTCCGGTCGAACACCGCGTCCATCCACCGGTGCATCTGCGCGTGAAGGTCGCTCAGTTCGCGGAAGGGGTCCC
This window encodes:
- a CDS encoding DUF6221 family protein, whose amino-acid sequence is MTGRAGCKVGRTLYHADRSRTVRQRLADRSLSRGHPGGERCRPCPGVAADRPRQGRPQPAPANSTAHDYAAGERSTTLIKFIEARLDEDERVARAAIDPDRPGTHWRWINPDDDTPATPDRNGYLRVASLRTVERYLTKPLKDLPEIPPFNLPAFVIDEATEVMPGAADYIARWAPARTLQEIEAKRRMLKELDLTSQTQQHLLKLLALPYADHPDYRQEWKP
- a CDS encoding serine/threonine-protein kinase; this encodes MAHPLRNGDPARIGPYRLHSRLGGGGMGQVFLGRSRGGRWVAVKVVRPELADDPEFRRRFAAEVEAARRVGGFYTAPVVDADTEADPPWLAAAYIPGPSLQAAVTDHGPLPLESVVVLGTGLAEGLTAVHASGLVHRDLKPGNVILAADGPRLIDFGIARALDTTSHTHTATVLGTAAYMSPEQARAEKVGPPSDVFSLGCVLTFAATGRSPFGEGPLHAVVYRVVHAEPDLSDLPAPLVAPITACLAKDPVERPSPQDLLADLTALAAPEPSHPERRWLPEPVTEIITHRATLLLPRNDTGPATGAANLPTKESRHRPAADQEKQEQPGRVSLVIGNLGPTGLELAVDDAALGTVPAYETRTFPLTPGVHSLLVQSTRHRGVVRRIEAADGATVRMAYDLPRKRGAAPQAVQAVTFTPSWTSRMELMFKGTAVSAIILSAASLLLLGGLMPFMTLVASLVLGILTTLLNMVSSRRLTLNNSGIVFPFSSEANKPVRWDSVGQVSVIEEKRGSVLVLWPRGADHWLEGANSPDGTIRYQIDRLGFVSSEKRRRRFHAALRWFAADAYFEQL
- a CDS encoding Hsp20/alpha crystallin family protein, with the protein product MALPVVRSSQTPTHWDPFRELSDLHAQMHRWMDAVFDRTAAVGTDHSLWSPPADLSETEDAYTVELELPGVARDDITIDLSGTELVIEGERKEREREGWFRYRTRSVGRFYYAVTLPRGIDPDGVEATLSKGVLTVRVPKSQALKPRRIAITER